The proteins below are encoded in one region of Pleuronectes platessa chromosome 12, fPlePla1.1, whole genome shotgun sequence:
- the bean1 gene encoding cadherin-12: MMAWLQLWTMGLMATMALSVSLAIAEVSDLPVAETEKQGLVGIVKKETHPVLFRVKRAWIWNSLYVEEEKPAPIPYKIGQLKSTQKVEVKRFRIEGEGANTIFTVDPKGDLYVTSLLDREEKSSYHLVAKMFDGNNKLIEDTGEFIVQVNDINDNIPVFPRTYNGSIMERSAIVQFKLLQLVSMSSNQSHGEYPDCRGSERESGGEASLLVSPLVVAGIVIGLVLFLSCITIIVGSLRKDSRLRNPHLRASYGPDGFSYGGSVGELRSTCLEDFPPGLDFDSYRETLSQVNIYPDSPPRYDECVGPGVTHIYLPTDDPPPYSLFDPCQRGPEQEEQEEQEEQPGSTSPDPSPYWGETSASAGWFSPSHYPLGLQEHQHVSSISFPLEAAPPYEAALAEQGGPLPLMPCDLSKHQSHRGDDGASQQPEASHIL, translated from the exons ATGATGGCTTGGCTCCAGCTGTGGACCATGGGGCTCATGGCCACGATGGCCTTATCCGTCTCTCTCGCCATTGCGGAAGTCTCTGACCTTCCGGTGGcggaaacagagaaacaaggcCTCGTCGGAATCGTGAAGAAGGAGACGCATCCCGTCCTGTTCAGGGTGAAGAGAGCCTGGATCTGGAACTCGCTCtatgtggaggaggaaaaaccTGCACCCATTCCCTACAAGATAGGACAA CTGAAGTCCACCCAGaaagtggaggtgaagagatTTAGGATAGAGGGTGAAGGAGCGAACACCATCTTCACCGTGGATCCGAAAGGAGACCTGTACGTCACCAGCCTCCTGGACCGAGAGGAGAAGAGCTCGTACCATCTGGTGGCCAAGATGTTTGACGGGAACAACAAGCTCATAGAGGACACTGGAGAGTTTATTGTCCAAGTCAATGACATCAACGACAACATCCCAGTGTTCCCCAGAACGTACAATGGGTCCATCATGGAGAGGTCCGCCATAG ttcagtttaaGCTTCTCCAGCTGGTTTCCA TGAGCTCCAACCAGAGCCATGGGGAGTACCCAGACTGCCGCGGGAGTGAGAGGGAGTCGGGAGGGGAGGCgtctctcctggtgtctcctctgGTGGTGGCGGGGATCGTTATAGGTCtggtcctcttcctctcctgcatCACCATCATCGTCGGCAGCCTGCGCAAAGACAGTCGCCTGCGCAACCCTCACCTGAGAGCTAGCTACG gaccAGATGGTTTCTCTTACGGAGGTTCGGTGGGAGAACTGAGGTCGACCTGCTTGGAGGACTTTCCTCCTGGTTTGGACTTTGACTCGTACAGAGAGACGCTGTCGCAGGTCAACATTTACCCGGACTCACCTCCACG CTACGACGAGTGCGTCGGCCCAGGTGTGACTCACATCTACCTCCCCACAGATGACCCCCCTCCTTACTCCCTGTTCGACCCCTGCCAGCGAGGgccggagcaggaggagcaggaggagcaggaggagcagcccgGCAGCACCAGCCCGGATCCTTCTCCGTACTGGGGAGAGACCTCAGCCAGTGCCGGCTGGTTCTCCCCCTCCCACTACCCACTGGGACTGCAGGAGCATCAACACGTCTCATCCATCTCCTTCCCCCTGGAGGCAGCGCCGCCTTATGAGGCCGCGCTGGCCGAGCAGGGAGGCCCCCTCCCTCTCATGCCATGTGACCTTTCTAAACACCAGTCACACCGGGGGGACGATGGCGCCTCCCAGCAACCGGAGGCGAGCCACATCTTGTAG
- the LOC128453535 gene encoding transmembrane protein 41A-B, protein MRSLAGLAAIVAAASVFLYLLSTHLPPGPEQLQARGEDRGQDQGQAREVFPFRLKFPSDLDELRELADMLKFYKREHHGYVLLLFCSAYLYKQSFAIPGSSFLNLLAGAIFGPWEGLVLACLLTTLGSTFCFLLSAAFGKQHVLHFFPDKVALLHRKVEENRSSLFFFLLFLRFFPMTPNWFLNITCPVLNIPMPIFFFSVLIGLIPYNFICVRTGSMLSEISSMDDIFSWSTLAQLLAIALVALVPGALIKRYSEGHLKVDGVDGVDGSGSSREEVKKERKRR, encoded by the exons ATGCGCTCCTTAGCGGGACTCGCGGCCATCGTGGCGGCGGCGAGCGTTTTCCTCTACCTGCTGTCTACTCATCTTCCCCCGGGACCCGAGCAGCTCCAGGCCCGGGGAGAGGACCGGGGACAGGACCAGGGACAGGCCCGGGAG gtgtttccgttCAGGCTGAAGTTCCCGTCGGACCTGGACGAGCTGCGGGAGCTCGCTGACATGCTCAAGTTCTACAAGAGAGAACATCACGGCTACGTCCTGCTGCTGTTCTGCAGCGCCTACCTGTACAAACAGTCCTTCGCcatccccggctcctcctttCTG aaccTGCTGGCCGGGGCGATCTTCGGGCCGTGGGAGGGGCTGGTGCTCGCCTGCCTCCTCACCACGTTAGGCTCCAccttctgcttcctgctctcCGCTGCGTTTGGGAAGCAGCACGTTCTTCACTTCTTCCCCGACAAGGTGGCGCTGCTGCACAGGAAG GTGGAGGAGAATCGTAGCAGTTTATTCTTCTTCCTACTTTTCCTCCGTTTCTTCCCCATGACTCCTAACTGGTTCCTTAACATCACCTGTCCTGTCCTCAACATCCCAATgcccattttcttcttctctgtgctcATAG GTTTGATTCCCTACAACTTCATCTGCGTCCGAACGGGCTCCATGCTGTCGGAGATCTCCTCCATGGACGACATCTTCTCCTGGAGCACGCTGGCCCAGCTCCTCGCCATCGCCCTGGTGGCTCTCGTCCCTGGAGCGCTGATCAAACGCTACAGCGAAGGTCACCTCAAGGTGGACGGCGTGGACGGGGTGGACGGCAGTGGAAGCAGTCGGGAGGAAGTCAAGAAGGAGCGGAAGAGGCGATGA